One Dreissena polymorpha isolate Duluth1 chromosome 9, UMN_Dpol_1.0, whole genome shotgun sequence genomic window carries:
- the LOC127845597 gene encoding phospholipase A2 group XV-like, which produces MAVTQIVVFIFLGVVQCKAMLNPVVLVPGLGGSQIRARLNKPHAVASYCKKRTQSFTDLWLDIKQLTFLWINCFLDNMRLEYDNVTRTTKNSPGVETMIPGFGTTETVEYLDSVKIPLTKYFNDIVQAMVKWGYKRNVLVFGAPYDFRKAPNELKGYLTALQQLIERAYYKNKNQRVYIITHSMGSPVTLYLLNRMTQAWKDKFIMGFISLAGVWGGALKPIRLMITGDSLHIPLINPLKTRRMQRSMTSTAWLMPSDEFWKPDEVLVVTPARNYTVRDYKQLFKDIDYETGYMIWEDTKGLVNPLQAPQVEMHCLHGVDVPTAGRFLYDKSTWLKKNPKYIKDNGDGTVNIRSLLGCLRLQDQQNQTVYHKTFHGVEHLDILHHKDVIAYIKGVLIKK; this is translated from the exons ATGGCTGTGACACAAATtgtagtatttatttttttaggagTTGTACAATGTAAAGCGATGTTGAACCCAGTGGTATTAG TCCCGGGATTAGGCGGCAGTCAAATACGCGCCAGACTCAACAAACCACATGCGGTTGCCTCCTACTGCAAGAAGCGAACACAATCCTTTACAGACCTCTGGCTTGATATAAAACAACTCACATTTTTGTGGATAAATTGCTTCTTAGATAACATGAG GCTGGAGTATGACAACGTTACGAGGACCACCAAGAACTCTCCGGGAGTGGAAACCATGATCCCAGGCTTTGGCACTACCGAAACTGTGGAGTATCTGGACAGTGTGAAAATCCCTCTGA CAAAGTACTTTAACGACATTGTACAGGCCATGGTGAAATGGGGTTACAAGAGGAACGTTTTGGTGTTTGGAGCTCCGTACGACTTCAGAAAAGCGCCTA ATGAACTGAAAGGGTATCTCACCGCCCTCCAGCAGTTGATAGAGAGGGCGTACTACAAAAACAAAAACCAGCGGGTTTACATCATTACCCACAGCATGGGCAGCCCTGTCACCCTGTACTTACTCAACCGCATGACTCAGGCGTGGAAGGACAAGTTTATTATGGGCTTTATCTCACTGGCCGGGGTCTGGGGCGGCGCACTCAAACCGATTCGGCTGATGATAACCG GTGACAGTCTGCACATTCCGCTGATAAACCCTCTGAAAACTCGCCGTATGCAGCGGAGCATGACAAGTACCGCCTGGCTCATGCCCTCTGATGAGTTCTGGAAGCCCGATGAGGTGCTGGTAGTCACCCCTGCCCGAAACTACACGGTCAGAGATTACAAGCAGCTCTTCAAGGATATTGACTATGAGACTG GTTACATGATATGGGAAGACACTAAGGGTCTGGTCAACCCACTACAGGCCCCACAGGTTGAAATGCATTGCCTACACGGCGTTGATGTTCCTACGGCCGGTAGGTTCTTGTATGATAAAAGCACGTGGCTTAAGAAGAATCCAAAATATATAAAGGACAACGGAGACGGGACCGTGAACATTCGAAGCCTCCTCGGCTGTCTTCGTTTGCAAGACCAACAGAATCAGACGGTTTACCACAAAACCTTCCACGGTGTCGAACATTTGGACATACTGCACCACAAAGATGTGATAGCTTATATAAAGGGCGTTCTGATCAAGAAATGA